The following are encoded together in the Xanthomonas vesicatoria ATCC 35937 genome:
- a CDS encoding glycoside hydrolase family 9 protein, with amino-acid sequence MTLFKTLLTSMVIASPIVACAADTSGSQTAASAGAAIHVNQLGYLPGSAKLAVVGVPQGAAPGSDRFTVEDAQGRSVLQGTLQPAAMWTPAGQQARVADFSSVRAPGTYRLRIDGLPTSDAFPIDAQAYQPVVDASLKAFYFNRASTALPAQFAGRYARAAGHPDTDVRIHPSAASATRPADSVISAPKGWYDAGDYNKYIVNSGISTYTLLAAYEHYPALFKAQALTIPNDAPGVPGILQETWWNLEWMLAMQDPADGGVYHKLTDKQFDGLVMPEQAKQQRYVVMKATAATLDFAAVMAAASRVYAPFEKQYPGVSARMLKAARAAWSWAQQHPDVIYRQPDDVRTGGYDDAQVDDEFAWAAAELYVSTREDGFYDAMLARNVPASVPGWSNVGGLAWMSLAAHRDTLTARADRARITREITGLAQQLTDQWQASPWRLAMTDKDFVWGSNASVLNRAMMLLQGYRLTQQRTTLDAAQSHLDYILGRNPLGISFVTGVGQRTPMHIHHRPSEADGIDAPVPGWLAGGPQPGQQDAKDCKVPYPSRLPALSYLDDTCSYASNEVAINWNAPLVYVSAAIQALTR; translated from the coding sequence ATGACACTCTTCAAGACTCTGCTCACCAGCATGGTGATCGCATCGCCCATCGTCGCCTGTGCCGCCGACACGTCCGGCAGTCAAACTGCCGCGTCGGCCGGTGCAGCCATCCACGTCAATCAACTCGGTTATCTGCCGGGCTCGGCCAAGCTGGCGGTGGTCGGGGTGCCGCAGGGCGCGGCGCCGGGTTCGGACCGTTTCACGGTCGAGGATGCGCAGGGCCGCAGCGTGCTGCAGGGCACGTTGCAACCTGCTGCAATGTGGACCCCGGCAGGGCAGCAGGCGCGGGTGGCGGATTTCTCCAGCGTGCGTGCGCCGGGAACCTACCGGTTGAGGATCGATGGGTTGCCGACCTCCGATGCATTCCCGATCGATGCGCAAGCATATCAGCCGGTGGTCGATGCCTCGCTCAAGGCGTTTTATTTCAACCGCGCCAGCACTGCGTTGCCGGCGCAGTTCGCCGGGCGCTATGCACGTGCAGCCGGGCACCCGGACACCGATGTGCGCATCCATCCTTCTGCCGCGTCTGCCACGCGTCCGGCCGACAGCGTGATCAGCGCGCCCAAGGGCTGGTACGACGCCGGCGACTACAACAAGTACATCGTCAATTCCGGCATCAGCACCTATACCTTGCTGGCCGCCTATGAGCACTATCCGGCGCTGTTCAAGGCCCAGGCCCTCACCATCCCCAACGACGCGCCCGGCGTGCCCGGCATCCTGCAGGAAACCTGGTGGAACCTGGAATGGATGCTGGCCATGCAGGATCCGGCCGATGGCGGGGTGTACCACAAGCTCACCGACAAGCAGTTCGACGGGTTGGTGATGCCGGAGCAGGCCAAGCAGCAACGCTACGTGGTGATGAAGGCCACTGCGGCCACGCTGGATTTTGCTGCGGTGATGGCGGCGGCCAGCCGTGTGTATGCGCCGTTCGAAAAACAGTACCCCGGCGTGTCGGCACGCATGTTGAAGGCAGCGCGTGCTGCGTGGAGCTGGGCGCAGCAGCATCCGGATGTGATCTATCGCCAGCCCGATGACGTGCGCACTGGCGGCTATGACGATGCGCAGGTTGACGACGAATTCGCGTGGGCGGCGGCGGAGTTGTATGTCAGCACCCGCGAGGATGGTTTCTACGATGCGATGCTGGCGCGCAATGTGCCGGCCAGCGTGCCGGGCTGGAGCAATGTGGGCGGACTGGCCTGGATGTCGCTCGCCGCGCATCGCGACACGCTGACCGCACGTGCGGATCGTGCGCGCATTACGCGTGAGATCACCGGCCTGGCCCAGCAATTGACCGACCAATGGCAGGCATCGCCGTGGCGCCTTGCCATGACCGACAAGGATTTCGTCTGGGGCAGCAATGCCTCCGTGCTCAACCGCGCGATGATGCTGCTGCAGGGCTATCGCCTGACCCAACAACGGACGACGCTGGATGCCGCGCAATCGCATCTGGACTACATCCTGGGCCGCAATCCGCTGGGGATTTCGTTCGTCACCGGGGTCGGCCAGCGCACACCGATGCATATCCACCATCGCCCATCGGAGGCCGATGGCATCGATGCGCCGGTGCCGGGCTGGCTGGCCGGCGGCCCGCAGCCGGGTCAGCAGGACGC
- a CDS encoding YfhL family 4Fe-4S dicluster ferredoxin, with the protein MSLKINELCVNCDVCEPACPNQAISMGETIYVIDPARCTECVGHFDEAQCVVVCPVECIDPDPAIPETHDQLLAKLMQLQRDHPELYEQEPPAP; encoded by the coding sequence ATGTCGCTGAAAATCAACGAGCTGTGCGTCAACTGCGATGTCTGCGAGCCGGCCTGCCCGAATCAGGCGATCTCGATGGGCGAGACCATCTATGTGATCGACCCGGCGCGTTGTACCGAGTGCGTGGGCCATTTCGACGAAGCGCAGTGCGTGGTGGTGTGCCCGGTCGAATGCATCGACCCGGATCCGGCCATTCCGGAAACCCACGATCAATTGCTGGCCAAGCTCATGCAGCTGCAGCGCGATCATCCCGAACTGTACGAACAGGAGCCTCCCGCCCCGTGA
- the coaD gene encoding pantetheine-phosphate adenylyltransferase, producing MSVANSRTAVYPGTFDPITNGHIDLVNRAAPLFERVVVGVAYSPSKGPALPLEKRVALAQEALAAHTNVEVRGFDTLLAHFVRDMNAGVLLRGLRAVSDFEYEFQMASMNRHLIPEVETLFLTPAEQYSFISSSLVREIARLGGDVSGFVPASVVEALRQVRESRAQA from the coding sequence ATGAGCGTGGCCAACAGCCGCACCGCCGTCTATCCCGGTACCTTCGACCCGATCACCAATGGCCATATCGACCTGGTGAATCGCGCCGCGCCGTTGTTCGAGCGCGTGGTGGTGGGTGTGGCGTACAGCCCGTCCAAAGGCCCGGCATTGCCGCTGGAAAAGCGCGTCGCGCTGGCACAGGAGGCACTGGCGGCGCATACCAATGTGGAAGTGCGCGGCTTCGACACCCTGCTGGCGCACTTCGTGCGCGACATGAACGCCGGGGTGCTGCTGCGCGGCCTACGTGCAGTGTCCGACTTCGAATACGAATTCCAGATGGCCAGCATGAACCGCCATCTGATCCCGGAGGTGGAAACGCTGTTCCTCACCCCGGCCGAGCAATACAGCTTCATTTCGTCGTCGCTGGTGCGCGAAATCGCGCGCCTGGGCGGCGATGTCTCCGGTTTCGTGCCGGCCTCTGTGGTCGAAGCCTTGCGGCAGGTGCGCGAATCCCGCGCGCAGGCCTGA
- the rsmD gene encoding 16S rRNA (guanine(966)-N(2))-methyltransferase RsmD has product MSRPHRPAPRGMEGQVRIVGGRWRNTKLAVPDLPGLRPSSDRVRETVFNWLMPHLRGARVLDLFAGSGALGLEAVSRGAAHATLIERDPGLAQRLRELVTRLDAADQVQVLQEDALRWLERAPAAQADIVFVDPPFAAGLWPSVLERLPAHLAAEAWLYLEAPADAALQLPAGWHLHREGGTRQVRYALYRRAAATLNSDPAPVVSV; this is encoded by the coding sequence ATGAGCCGCCCGCATCGGCCGGCGCCGCGTGGCATGGAAGGACAGGTGCGCATCGTCGGCGGACGCTGGCGCAACACCAAGCTGGCGGTGCCTGACCTGCCGGGCCTGCGCCCGAGCAGCGACCGCGTGCGCGAAACGGTGTTCAACTGGCTGATGCCGCACCTGCGCGGTGCGCGCGTGCTGGATCTGTTTGCCGGCTCCGGCGCGCTGGGGCTGGAAGCGGTCTCGCGCGGTGCGGCGCATGCCACGCTGATCGAACGCGACCCCGGCTTGGCGCAGCGGCTGCGCGAGCTGGTGACTAGGCTGGATGCGGCCGATCAGGTGCAGGTACTGCAGGAGGACGCGCTGCGCTGGCTGGAGCGCGCGCCGGCGGCCCAGGCCGATATCGTGTTCGTCGACCCGCCGTTCGCCGCCGGCCTGTGGCCCAGCGTGCTCGAACGCCTGCCCGCGCATCTGGCTGCCGAGGCCTGGCTGTATCTGGAAGCGCCGGCGGATGCGGCGCTGCAGCTGCCGGCCGGCTGGCACCTGCATCGCGAAGGGGGCACCCGGCAGGTGCGCTATGCGCTGTATCGCCGGGCCGCTGCTACACTGAACAGCGATCCAGCCCCGGTAGTTTCCGTATGA